A window of Thiocapsa bogorovii genomic DNA:
CCGCTTCGGCATGTAGGACTTCAGATAGGCGAGGTGCTCTGGCAGCCAGTCGTTCAGATTTGGAACCCCCAGGAAGAGATTGAGCTTCGCGCTCCAGCGCATCAGCCAGAGCACAACGAAGGTCCAGGTTCCGACCTGATTGGGCTCGCCCCAGGAGATCACGACGAGGAAGGCCACCGCCGACAGAACGGCAAACTCATGATAGAGGCTGGTCAAGATGGCGAGGCCGAAACGCTTCCAGGCCGGGCAACCGGGCGGGCAGGGTGCCTTACGCGGCCCGGTCAGGAGTCCCGTGAAATAGCTCATCTCCAAGACACCCCAAACGATCACGCCGGAGGTGAAGGCAATGTAGGTTGCGCTCAGCGAGGTCGAGGTGCTGCTGACGACAAGCGCAAAGACGGCAAACGCCAGCACTGCAGCGCCGCCGAGCATGGTCCACCCGAAGGTGCGTCCGGGCAGATTGTCCAGATAGAGCACCAGACCCGTGCTGAACCACCAGAGCCCGAGCGCGAAAAGAACGGGGTAACCATATTCGAGCATGAAATGCGCCCTATTCTCTGGCCGATGGCGATCGGAATGTTCCCGCTTCCG
This region includes:
- the puhE gene encoding putative photosynthetic complex assembly protein PuhE, which codes for MLEYGYPVLFALGLWWFSTGLVLYLDNLPGRTFGWTMLGGAAVLAFAVFALVVSSTSTSLSATYIAFTSGVIVWGVLEMSYFTGLLTGPRKAPCPPGCPAWKRFGLAILTSLYHEFAVLSAVAFLVVISWGEPNQVGTWTFVVLWLMRWSAKLNLFLGVPNLNDWLPEHLAYLKSYMPKRSMNLLFPISVTVPTLVVVLMVSRALSPGASEFEVVSLILVASLLALGILEHWFLVLPLPDEALWAWALPSRDADGKPGGEPSRQPGQGETRSDGPKRAMAATRKVLRPQTTSPSPGRCVGKARSGAPIAELP